A part of Drosophila ananassae strain 14024-0371.13 chromosome 2R, ASM1763931v2, whole genome shotgun sequence genomic DNA contains:
- the LOC6507701 gene encoding serine/threonine-protein kinase WNK2, with protein sequence MRAIFAVFAVTLLGVVSATSLSRTYLPPVAQVQVVPQVQVVPQVQVVPQIVQRPVVHPQVVVSRPVVVPQRTYLPPAPRVVPQVIQVARPVPQVVTVARPAPHVVSVARPAPQVISVARPVPQVVTVARPAPQVISLPVPRNTYLPPAVVSAPRNTYLPPVVVSAPRNTYLPPQ encoded by the exons ATG CGCGCTATCTTTGCTGTTTTTGCTGTGACTTTGTTGGGAGTGGTCAGTGCCACTTCCCTTTCAAGGACCTACTTGCCTCCGGTGGCCCAAGTTCAGGTGGTCCCCCAAGTGCAGGTGGTGCCCCAAGTGCAGGTGGTTCCTCAGATAGTGCAGCGTCCAGTGGTGCATCCCCAGGTGGTGGTTTCACGCCCAGTCGTGGTGCCTCAACGCACTTATCTTCCCCCTGCACCTAGAGTGGTGCCTCAAGTGATTCAGGTGGCGCGACCGGTCCCCCAAGTAGTGACAGTTGCCCGTCCAGCTCCTCATGTGGTATCTGTGGCTCGTCCTGCTCCCCAAGTGATCTCCGTAGCTCGTCCAGTGCCGCAAGTGGTTACCGTGGCTCGTCCTGCCCCCCAGGTGATCTCCCTCCCGGTGCCGCGCAACACCTATCTGCCACCCGCCGTGGTCTCTGCCCCACGCAACACCTATCTGCCACCCGTCGTGGTCTCTGCCCCACGCAACACCTACCTGCCACCCCAGTGA